CCGGTGGGGCAAATCCGTTGGCGGCGTAGGCATCTGCGGTGGAAGTTATTGAGACTCGCCAGCGCTGTGCGGCTAGGTGGTCGCGCACACTATTGCGCTGCCCGGAGTAGAACAACCCGGCGGCATCGATGTCGCTGCCGGCCCGGCGCGATCCTTCGGTGAGCCGCTTGGCCCAGTCACCGCTCATAGCCACGGCATCGATATCGTCGGTCGCCAGTCGACTGCCCAGCGCCGACAGAGTGGTGACGGTGTCCAGCAATCGGTCCTGGGCCTCCGGCGGCAGATACATCAGCAGGCCCTCGGCGATCCAGGCTGTCGGCCGGGTCGCGTCGAATCCGCTGGCGCGCAAGGCTTCGGGCCAGTCGCCGCGCAGGTCGACGCTCACGGAGCGTCGCTTGGCGGTCGGTGCGGCTCCGAGGTCGGCGAGGACGCCGGTTTTGAACTCGATGACTTGCGGCTGATCGATTTCGAAGACCACCATGTCTGCGGGCCAATCCAGCCGGTAGGCCCGGGTGTCCAGCCCGGAGGCCAAGATGACCGCCTGGCGGATACCGGCCCTGCCAGCCTCGATACAGAAATCATCGAAAAACCTGGTGCGCACTGCGATCCGCTCGCACACCTGACGCTTGTCCAGCAGTGGATCGGCGTTAAAATCCAGCGTTCCGTCGGCCATCCGGTTGCAGTAGTCCAGGCCGACAGCCTTCACCAGGGCTTCGGCGTACGGGTCGTTGATCAGCGGATCGGGCTGCTTGGAGGCCAACGCCCGCCCAGCGGCCACCCACGTCGCCGTGCTACCCACGCTAGACGCCAGATCCCAGTCATCGTTGTCCGTTCGCGCCATCTTCTCTCCTGCAGTCTGGTCCGCACGCTTTGGGCATGGATTCAGATTCGTAGTTTGCGGCGACCGGTATCGGCCTCCTCGCACCGCCAGGGCATATCTCACACCTTAAGAGAAATCTGCCGATTAGGCAATAATTCCTAATCGGCAAATCACGCTGGCCGGTCGAAGGTGTCGTGGCGTGATCCTGGGGGTTGAGACGCCGCGGGCACGGGCACATCAGATGGCGGCAACCACGAAAGTCATTGGGACTACCGGTAACCCGCCATATTCGATTCCGCCGTATTCCTGCTCATGCGGTCACCGTGGAACCGTGAGCGGCGCTGAGGGGGAGTGCGGTCGATGTCGCGATACCGGCCGGCCGCGGCGTGGGCGTGGTGCGCGAGACCGCTCGTTTGCTGGCGGCTGAACGACTCCGCCCCCGATGAGGCTCTCGTTCTGGTTATCTGGGGTTAGAAATCGCCATTCCCTGTTGCTCCCGCTCACTCGTGTTTCCGAGCGGGAACGGTTGATGGGTTGTGCGTTTCCGCTTCACCGGGTGAGCGATTCGATTTGACGTGGATGTGGCGGTTTGCTGAGACGCGAAGTCGTGGTCGTCCTGCGATCGCAATGGTGTGCCTGTTTCAAATTGGCTGGCGCCGAGGCGATTACGATGCCCAGGTCAGAGCCAACCGGGTGTAGCGTTTGTCGATGACGATGCCCGGGTCGGCGATCGCGACAGGGTCGGTGTCGCGTGGGTAGGCAGACACGTGCAGCCCGGAGGTGCAGGGGCGTCCGCGAGTGTCCCAATCGTGGATGTGTTCAACGAGGCGCTGCGCGAGGCGGTGACCGTCTGGGCCGAGAGCTAGTGCGCCGAGTTCGAAGGGTTGCTCGTCGTCGAGACGGACGAGCGCGGCGAGCGAGTCGGTGCCGACCAGCGCGGCGGTGCCCAGAGCGACCGGTTTCCAGACCGCGTAAGACACACGGAGGACCAGTGCGCGATCTGCCGCCGCGCCGATCGATGACACCCAGGCCATCGCGGGTTCGTGCAGCGCCAGCCACAAGCTCAGCCCATCCGATACCTCGTCGAGCGTGGCGCGAACGCCGCTGGGCATGTCGGCACCCGGCTGGGCCAGCGCCGCAGACAGCGCGTCTGGGTCCACGGCATGGTGTTCGGCCGCCCCGAGGAACCGCGGGGGTTCGAGACTGATCTGTCGGATCGGCTCGGGGCCGGCGAACGCGCCGCGCAAACGCATGAACCCGCACCTGACCACCGAGACGCTTTCCAGATGATCACCGACTCGCTGAAAGGCGATCGAGCGCTGCGGGCCGCGCAGGTCCAGCGGCATCACCAACCGACCGTCGGAGGCGAGCTGGGTGACCCACGCGGGGGGAATGTCCCATGCTCCAATGGTGGCAATGATGCGGTCGTAGGGGGCGTGCTCGGTCCACCCCAGGCCGCCGTCACCGCAGCCGACCGTCACCTGGGAAACCCCGCACTCGGCCAGGCGGGCACGGGCATCCTCGACGAGGTCAACGTCGATGTCGACCGACACCACAGCGCCGGTCTCGCCGACCAGCTGGGCCAGCAGCGCCGCGTTATAGCCGCTGCCCGTTCCGATTTCCAGCACGCGATGGCCCGGTTGCACATCAAGCTGCTCAAGCATTCTGGCCATGATCGCCGGTTGTGAGGAAGAACTGAT
The nucleotide sequence above comes from Mycobacterium malmoense. Encoded proteins:
- a CDS encoding class I SAM-dependent methyltransferase, with protein sequence MARTDNDDWDLASSVGSTATWVAAGRALASKQPDPLINDPYAEALVKAVGLDYCNRMADGTLDFNADPLLDKRQVCERIAVRTRFFDDFCIEAGRAGIRQAVILASGLDTRAYRLDWPADMVVFEIDQPQVIEFKTGVLADLGAAPTAKRRSVSVDLRGDWPEALRASGFDATRPTAWIAEGLLMYLPPEAQDRLLDTVTTLSALGSRLATDDIDAVAMSGDWAKRLTEGSRRAGSDIDAAGLFYSGQRNSVRDHLAAQRWRVSITSTADAYAANGFAPPVGELAAATGPGYLTATLDG
- the fxlM gene encoding methyltransferase, FxLD system produces the protein MIGVHADLQQLRNQLVSELRESGHVSSERVAAAFRTVPRHVFVPGVELERAYRDEPLIIKSDPRGVPISSSSQPAIMARMLEQLDVQPGHRVLEIGTGSGYNAALLAQLVGETGAVVSVDIDVDLVEDARARLAECGVSQVTVGCGDGGLGWTEHAPYDRIIATIGAWDIPPAWVTQLASDGRLVMPLDLRGPQRSIAFQRVGDHLESVSVVRCGFMRLRGAFAGPEPIRQISLEPPRFLGAAEHHAVDPDALSAALAQPGADMPSGVRATLDEVSDGLSLWLALHEPAMAWVSSIGAAADRALVLRVSYAVWKPVALGTAALVGTDSLAALVRLDDEQPFELGALALGPDGHRLAQRLVEHIHDWDTRGRPCTSGLHVSAYPRDTDPVAIADPGIVIDKRYTRLALTWAS